In Pseudomonadota bacterium, the sequence CTTCACGACTATTCTGAAATAGGAATAAATCTATTACCAATTACTTCTAAGATCACAAAATATTGGATTGCAACCACCGCAGAAAAAGTTATAGATAAGCTCCCATCTGAAAGCGTTTTATCCTATGTAATAAAATATTATGATGGAAAATGTATGGCTACCGGAGAAAAAGCAAAAATATTCCGCCGAGTGGGAGGGGATCTAGCTGGAAAGGTGGTCTGGTATGATCTCGGAAATAACAATTTTGTAAAAATAACACCTGATGGGATTGGGGTATATCCTTACTCAGATGTTACTTTTATTAGAGAAACCAATCAAGGGACTCAGAATGTTCCAACAAAGAAAAATATTAAAAGTATCTTTAAGTTATTTAATATCATAAACGTAAAAGACGAGGCACAAAAAGTTTTACTTCTAACGTGGATAGTCAACTCGTTACTTCCCTGGGCTCAGAGTCCCATTCTTCTGTTGTGTGGTACTCGAGGTTCGGGAAAATCTTTTATGGGACGTATAATTAAAAGAACTCTAGATCCCGTGGAAGGAAACGCATCTGAGCTATTGGTAAACAAACCGCAGGATTTAAATTATTTAATAGGATTACTTTCGCATAACGCCGTTGCTGTTTTAGATAACATCAGCAGAATTGATAGAGCTACGGGTGACGTACTATGTAACGTGGTTACTGGTGGTGTAATTTCTACTAGGGAATTGTATACCACCAATGATCAAATATTAATTGATATCCGTTCAAAATTAATTATTACAGCCATCAATTCTCAAATATTTGATACCGGAGCAGGAGATCTCGCGGAAAGGACCGTAAGCATAGAAATTTCCAGACCTGAATCAAATTATTTATCCGAAGAATGGCTAAATGAGGAATTTGAAACCTATAGGAGCGAAATATTTGGTGCGATCCTTGAACTCATACGCGGATACCTACAGAAAGGAATTCCCAGAAAGGGCGAGGTATCCGAATTTAGACTGACTACGTTTGCTTCCGTAGGGCGCTATATTTCAGACGTACTAGGATTAAAACCTAGCTTTGATGTCGCTTACAGACTGAGCCAGGCTGGAATGTGCCAGACCTCATTGGAAGCAGAACCCGTTACTGAATTCTTTGTTGATTTCGTAAGAAAATATGGAGGCGTAGACTTCAACAACAATTCAGGATGGGGTATTTCTTCGGATGTATTATTCGGTAAATATTTCAACCAATGGATGATAGAAAACAATAGCGGTGGCATGGACAAAAAGTTACCTGCAACATCAAGCTCTCTATTAAATAGATTAAAGAGAATAGAACCTGATCTAAAGAGAATCTACTCAATTGTTATTGAGCCCCAAGGAGTCCATAGAGGAAAGAAGTGGTACAGGTTGTATTGTAAGGACCTTGAAATGCTTAACGAGGGAGCAGAGGAAGAGATCTTGGAGAAACAAACATCTATCGAGAAAGATAGTAACGAGGAAGCGGGATGGTAAATAAATGTATTTGGTGCGGCTCGGAGGATACGTACTTCGAGCAAGATACGCATAATAAAACAACTAAGGATGGAACGGATTACGGAGTCTTTATTTGTAACAACTGCCATCAAATTCAATTTTGGTTTTTTAAGATTAAAGGAGGAGTTAATGTTGCAAACGGAAAACTTACCATAAAACATAAGGAACCAAAAATTGTTTTTATAAATCAATGGGATGGTCCAGTAACTCAATTTCTTTAGAATCACATAGAGCAATCCTCAAAATTAACTGGAAGACCCATAGATACTTACTATACACATATTATTATTAAAAACGCGAAAGAAATGTTTGCGAGAAGATTAGATTTTACTGAAGTAATCGACGCTTTTAATAAAAAGGTTTTGAAGGAAATCGCGGAGGAGAGATGATCACTAAAGAAGAGACAAAAATTGTTGCCTCCTTGGCACCAATTACAGAAGAATTTTTAAGGGAAAATGTTACAGATATGAGTGAGGCGTGTTTCCTGGCGGCAATGGCGACTATGGGATTCCACAAAAGCGTGATGATAGAATTACTCGAAAAATATAATAGGTTATTCCTTTATGCAATACAAAGGCGTTATCCTTAAGTAGGATTAAGTAGTGGTTAGAGGTATGATATTCGAACCTGGGGATTCCGACGAGTTAGACTTTGCGATGGACGTTGTGGGCGAAAGCGTAGGCGATCCTGAGCCAACAATGGCAGTTCTAAGGCGCTTGAGAGATGCAGCAAAAATGGAGGGATATTAGATGGAAGAAGATGTTATTATAGGGGAAGACGATTGGGCTCCAATCCCACCAATCCGAAGTTACAAAATGGTAATGGTCCCGCCAGAGAAATATGCGACGCTAAAATCTATTACCGAAGAAATTGTTAATAGAAGTTGGTTCTCGGCGGACTGGCCGATGGAATGTAAAATATGCGGAGAGGTTTATCCGAACCATTATGAGTTTTGTTTAGTGTTAAAGGCTAAGAAGGTATTGGAGGAGGTATGAAGAAATGTTTGATCTATTATCATGGGTGTTGGGGGTTGCGCTTGGTGTGTGCGGCACGTATTTTGTCATCGCAGGTCGGAGATGAATTGAAATAATCTCGCGCCTATAATTAAGCGAAACCTTTAAATACTATTACAGCATAAATCAAACTACTTCTATGAAGAAATCCTATAAATTTCGGGTGTTTCCAACTAAGGCTCAACAACATCTCTTAGAAGAAACTCTCGATCTTTGTAGGTGGACCTACAATCAAACCTTGGCCTACAGAAAGAACATGTGGGAATCAGAGAAAAAGAACGTTTCTAAGTACGATTCCCATCTTTTGCTTCCAACATGGAAGGCTGAAAGGCCAGAGTTGAAAGGCGTATTTTCTCAGGTTCTACAAAACGCCCAAGAAAGGATTGACCTCGCTTTTAAGGCTTTCTTTAGACGAGTCAAAAACCATGAAAATCCTGGATATCCTAGATTTAAAGGAAAGGGGAACTATGACTCGTTTACGTACCCTCAAAGCGGATTCTCTGTAAAGGATAACAAAACTCTTTACCTCTCCAAAATCGGAGATGTCAAGATAAAGATTCATAGAGAAATTGAGGGCCAAATAAAAAGGTTGACCGTCCTTAGAACCATACGGAACAAATGGTATGTTACGTTCTCCGTAGAACAAGAAACTATATTCATACCTTCTGATAACGGTCCAGTAATCGGAATTGATCTTGGGTTAGAAAGCTTTTTAACATTCTCAGATGGCAGCAAGGTTGATAATCCAAGGTTCTTCCGATCTGAAGAACATTTATTGGCTAAGAAACAGAGTCGAAGAGACAAACTCCCTAAAGGCTCCGTAGAAAGGAAGAAAACAACAAGGGTTATCCAGAGAATTCATGAGAGAATAACCAATAAACGTTCTAATTTTGCCCATCAACTCAGTCATAAATTAGTAACAAAATATTCTGTAGTTTGCTTAGAAGATCTTAATATAAAATCAATGCTCAGAGATGGAACACGCGGACTGTCTAAGTCTATCTCAGACGCTTCTTGGAATCTTCTACTCCGATTAATTTCCTACAAGGCTGAAAGTGCCGGTTCGAAAGCGATCTTTGTAGATCCTCGAAATACGTCTCAGATGTGTTCTTTCTGCGGAGCGATGGTTCCGAAGCAGTTAAAGGACCGAATCCATAAATGCCCATTCTGCGGCTTAGAAATGGACCGAGACAAAAACGCTGCTATAAATATACTCAGATTGGGATTACAATCTGTCGGTAAAACCGATCTTAGATCGGAAGTCCGTAGAAGCCCCATCTTTCAGGATGGGGAATGATCACGAACCCAGATTTATTACCAGATGATATTATTTCCGACCTATGTAACAATCTCGGAATCGACCCAGGAGATGACAAAAGTTCTAAAATCATAGAAGAAATGACTCCAGATCAAGTACTTAAATGCGTCTGTAATTGGAACGGATTGATAGGATATTCTCAGAAAATAAAATATTGGGTTGATAGCATTTATCAGAGGGGAGTTTAATTTGATCTATTGTGAATCCTGCGGGTACTCTGAAGATAGACCGCTCTATAATTTAAAAATATGGTGTTCCTTATGGAAGATTTCTGTATGTCCGGAAGATACAGACTGCGGAAGCGGGATACCAAAAGGGGAATAATCTTTTTTTAAAAGGGGAGATTTGATTGGTAAATAAAATAAAGATCACTATTACATCAATAGACAGAGAGCCTTCTTTTTTGGTAGATGAGTATACCTCATCTAGAGAGATAGAGGAATATATTAAAAATAGATATGGGGCTCAGGCACCTCCCAAGAAAGGTATGCAGGCTAAGAAACATGAGTGGATTTCTCAAAAGTCCGAGAGGACTAGAGATAACAGCCTATATCTAGAAGAAGAGATTTCACAATTAAGAGAGCAGATCGCGCTACAGGAAAGGGAAGAAAAGAGATTAAAACAAGCAATTAAAAACCTGAATAAATGTCTAGTGCAGGCCCACACAAAGATATACTACATAGATAGGACACAAAACATCAATTGGTTAGATAACGTTCCATCTAAAGAAGACATAAAATCAGCAAAGTTGAAAACAGAAGAGATTCTAATTAGACTGAAATTGGAAGACATAGAAAAATAATATTTTTTTTAAATCCTGCGAGGTCGGAAAATCTCCTGCGGATGTTTTTGGGTCCGTATTAGGGGCTGTTTAAATTTATAAATTTTAATTAAAATAGTATGTTTTTTTTAAATGGTTTATTTATAACGATTGTTCATAATTTCCCAGACTTTTATTCTTCCTCTTCTTTATTTCTAAAGAATATTCCTTTTTTCTCCTTAGAATATCGTCCTTTATAGATGCTTCTAATCCGTTTAAGAGGTGAAGCAAGTACTGACTAGGAAGAGTCTTCGCGACTTCGGGTAGGTCGATAAATAGTCTACTATATTGAGATATTAGACGAACCCTGTCATTTGGATGCCTATTGGGGACACTAAATTCTTCTTCAAAGTAAAGTAGCTCACCTACTGGATCTAATAAAAAAGAATCTTTAATTTGCATTATTCCTTCTCCCCTTTAATCTTCTTTTCAATCATTTCTATCTCTGCCGAATTTGCAGCGCCAAGAGTGTCATGTAGAAATTCATTAATACTCAGGGCCGCATTATAATCTATAAGTGCATTTTTCTTATAAGTCGGATCTTTAAGGACTTCTGAGATCTCAATACCATAATCCGCTCTATTGACACATGCCACGGAATATTCCTTTAAAATGTTTATAGCTGTCCTCTTGTGAGATTGAACATTGCTATCATACTCCTCTTTGGCACTAAATATTGCGTCTTTTACCATTTCAAGAGCCATAGGTTTAGTCCTCCTTTATTGTAACATATTTTATATCTTTAACGCCCCAGCTAAGATGCTCGTATACTTCAATTATATCCCGATAAATCCATATTCGAGTCCCATCTTGTCTCATTCTTTCCGTTGTTATTCTGGTTGCACCATCTCTTAAGAGGTGATAATAATCTCTAGAATCTACAAGGCTCCATTTTTCATCACTCATTTTAATCACTTCCAATTGAATATAGCCTTGCATCATCAGGTTTCTTTAGTCTGTTCCCGTCTTTATCATAAAATCCCTCCAGATCTAATCCGACAACCGCATCAAGAAATTCTTGGTCCTTAGAGGCTACCGTATCCAATCCTATTAAACCTAGAGATACAATTCTTTTAACCCCTAGTCCCTCATTTAACATATGTTTAATCTCAATTATTTCAAGACCACGTATAACACCAATCATTTCCTCATAAATATGCAAATTCTTAAGACTCATGTTTTATTTCTCCTTTTATTTTTGCCATTATCAAACTGACATCATCATCTCTTCTGAGATCGTGAAGCCTCCATTTTAAATAAGCGGCCTCTAAAGCATGTTTTCTAGTGAAATAAATATCCCCTCTTCTCAAATATCCAGACCATCCAGTTTTTGGTTCATCTACGAATACCCATGTTTCACTATCAGCAGGAGTACATTCCTGAGAGATTACATAAGGTTCCGGCTCTTGGACTTCCCAATATCTTATTGGGACCCTAAAAATGGGAGAACCTATGGGGTAATTGGTCATTTTTGGGACTCCAATAATCCGTTATATGCCTTTTCTAGAGCCACCAACGGACTAATACTATCATATCCTAAACTACAATCATAAATTGTCGGGCCATAATTAATTTGGGATCTCCAGATTGGAGAACCATTAGCATCCTCAATGATAGAAATAGAAGGAAAAAATCCTTCCTCTTTTATCTTGTTTAATAATTGTTCCATTTTTAATCACTCTCCGCCATCGTCTTATCTTCTTTGGGAGCTAAAGTAATTTCTTTCAATATTCTAATCACTTCCCTAGATTTTTCGTGATAATGCTCATCAAGGCAGGTAAATTCGCCTCCATCATCATAAATTCTAGTTACTATTTCAAGTAGCAAATCTAGTGTGAAGTCCCGATCGCTCATCTCAGCATCCATATCGAGAATGAATTCAATCATCTCTTTATCTGAGAATTTATGAACTAGGGAATAAATTAGATCATCCCTGTCAATTTTTGCTTCTACGGGAACCATCATCTCAACACCGCCATCAACATTCCTAATGGGTCTAATTCTTGGACGTTTTCTTCCTTAAACTCTTCGTCCTTAAACGGACAAGAGGAGCAAACAAAACCCTCATTAAATTGGTAGGGCCATATTCCTGCGTGAGATGGCAATCTCCGAAGGGAAATTGAAAACTCCATATATTTATCTGGATTCGCTTTAATTTCATCCACATCAAACTTTCTTACACATGAGATGTGACAATCTCCCGGAACTGGTTTTGAATATTTACACATGATTAACCTCCACTTCAATGTTAAACCTATCTTTGTTGTGATACACGAGATCTCCAACCGCTTCTAGGATGTTTATTCCAGATCCGTAAACGAACGGATTCTCTTTAAGATGGGCTCGGAAAGCGTTACGGTTAAAATCTGGATCTAACTTCTCTATTGTAATCGCTATTGTCACATTCAAAACTCCTTGTTAAGGATCATTTCTATTAAGTTTATTTCTACATCTCTCATTAATTGATATCCTGCGGCCATTTCATCGCATCGGTCATCCTCGTTTCTCGCCCTTTCTTTTTCCTCTTTAAGTCCTCGAAGTTTTTCAAATTTTGCTTCATATTTTTGAAGACTAGCTATGGCTTCATTGAGTATATATTTATTGCATTCAGGAATTATTACCGACATATCTAAGGTTGATTGTGCTTTAAGTGATCCGTACATTTTTTATCTCTCCTCTTTCAATTTTCCTGCGGGAATAAATTAGGTCCGTATAAGGACCATTTTCCTAAATTCTAAAATTTAAAGATAATTCGCAAACTCCCATTTGTTAATGGTTTCTCCTTTTCCGTTTTTTAGTACGGCTATATTAAAGTTGTTAACTCCTGGAATATTTTGGGCATCCAACAGAGTTGAAAACACTTGTTCCGCCTCTTCTACGCTATTAACTTTAATTTCTCCAGGGGCATAACCCTTTTGGTTTACATAGAGGGTCATGGGTTGCTGTTGAGACTCACTAACCTTCTCTATTAATTGGAAGGTTCCAGATAGTCTAAGCATTACAGATAATTCCCCGCATCTCTGAGTAAAATCCGCGAAAGTATTCTTTGGAATTTTCCAAGATGGGTCCATTCCGATTAGAATTCTCTTCTTAGATTCCTCCAGATCGGCCATTATTCCGTCTATTTGCCGCCCTAGAGATTCCTGCAACATTTTAGTTTCGAAATCGTGTTCTTCCTTAGTTCTTGTCATTTTTCAGCCACCATATCAATATACCAATTTCCATCAATTGCGCTTTCACAAGTTCGATTCACTCGAATCTTCGGCCTCTCATGGATTATCTCAAAATGTTTGCAATACCTGTAGAACTCTCCTCTATATTTATTATGTTCGGGATAATATTCTGTGTAATCGTGGCCTTTATGGGCCTCTCCTTCGCAGACTAAATACTTATAGGGGCAAGTATTTGGACACCCCTCGCTGATTATGGGAGTCAACCAGGACTCTTTACTATTAAGAGATCCAGTATAGAATTCTCCATAATGGCGGCATTCGCCGCCCTTGGCGAGACAGACTAATTTTTCTATGCCTCCGGCTGCGCCTTCGGTTTCTAGCGTATGCGACCTCTTTTTATCTGGATTTGTGAGAAATCCCGCTCTGCCTGTAGGATCTTGAAGGATCATTGCCTGTAGTAAACCTGCTTCTTCGGACATTTAATCCCACTTCCTCCCGCCTCTTTCCAGTTGTTCGATCTGGATTAATCCTGCGCCAGTTAAAGTACCGTCAACTACGTACTCTTTGTCTATATTAATTTGACACCGATCTACTTTAGCTCCCAAATTAGTTAAGGTGGTCCAAGCCTCTTCTCTCGATTTGGAAAATACTATAAGATACAAATTCCCATCGCCATTTCCCAAAAATTTATTAATTCTTCTCTCCATCTTAAATCACCATCCTCCTCTTATATTCTTCAACTTCTGCCCTTACTTCATCTGGATTGTTAACATGAGTTAAATAGTCTTCCAGAAGATCCGCCTCACCCGCGAGTTCTGCAATCCATTCTATATGTTTTTCCTTCTTCTCCTGTTCATCCGCGAGAGACGAAATATCTCTCATAAAGTCGGACAAATGGGGAAGATTGAACTCGTTATAGATTAGAGTACCATATATTCCTCTCAATTGAATTGCATCGGGAGATCTGGTTACTCCCATCGGATTTACAAATAATTGCCATCCTGAGAGGGTTACTATGAATGATCCCTTATTTTCTTCCTTATACTGTATTGTACCATCCCAGAACTTTGTATCGTCCCAGAACAAAACCATCTTGTTCTTTTCTTTGGATTCTATATTATAATTTTGTGATCTAGAGTAGTACCCGTTGAGAGTATCTTCTCTTATCAGTCTGAAGTCAAACACAGATTCTAAATCATCACTTGCAGATTGAACCTCGTCATTAAATTTTTCAATTTGTGATCTAGAGTAGTACCCGTTGAGAGTATCCTCTCCTATCAGTCTAAAGTCAAATACAGATTCTAGATCATCACTCGCAGATTGGACCTCATCATTAAATTTTTCAATTTGAGGAATCCACTCTTGGATAATTTTGTTTTTATTCCTGTCGTTGTATACCTTCGCATCCTCTAGAGTTTTAAAACTCTTAAATTTAAGAATAGCATCATGTTCAGGAAAATGCTCATTAAATTGGGTTGCGATCCCGAGCATTCTATTGATCATGTCCTTAAATCTATAATGGGCGTAGATACCTACTACGTAG encodes:
- a CDS encoding bifunctional DNA primase/polymerase — encoded protein: MVSLIQQYIDKGWGIIPIRPKGHINEKTGESDEKAPFVTWGGYKSSNGHKPDEDQILQWLSQFDRADWAVLTGYDNLVLVDIDDPNLYDLYLSDFKKCLMRTPSGGMSFLIRSTVVPKFHARINGVAVDIKGIDGYAILPSRDLSQEEIDLEEKEEKEGTKRDFIRHWINSEEPEEIEDIYRHLESVLPLIKPDVKPGKGIPTALAWAREHNLQIAYDGGRYIQVLCPHHEDTKPSMSIYADGYFCHSCRATGGLFSLIKSFSNKTDDEIYADFPGIKKQKKTITDNVIEIVGNNVSLVKDQNNNSYFKLHDYSEIGINLLPITSKITKYWIATTAEKVIDKLPSESVLSYVIKYYDGKCMATGEKAKIFRRVGGDLAGKVVWYDLGNNNFVKITPDGIGVYPYSDVTFIRETNQGTQNVPTKKNIKSIFKLFNIINVKDEAQKVLLLTWIVNSLLPWAQSPILLLCGTRGSGKSFMGRIIKRTLDPVEGNASELLVNKPQDLNYLIGLLSHNAVAVLDNISRIDRATGDVLCNVVTGGVISTRELYTTNDQILIDIRSKLIITAINSQIFDTGAGDLAERTVSIEISRPESNYLSEEWLNEEFETYRSEIFGAILELIRGYLQKGIPRKGEVSEFRLTTFASVGRYISDVLGLKPSFDVAYRLSQAGMCQTSLEAEPVTEFFVDFVRKYGGVDFNNNSGWGISSDVLFGKYFNQWMIENNSGGMDKKLPATSSSLLNRLKRIEPDLKRIYSIVIEPQGVHRGKKWYRLYCKDLEMLNEGAEEEILEKQTSIEKDSNEEAGW
- a CDS encoding transposase, translating into MKKSYKFRVFPTKAQQHLLEETLDLCRWTYNQTLAYRKNMWESEKKNVSKYDSHLLLPTWKAERPELKGVFSQVLQNAQERIDLAFKAFFRRVKNHENPGYPRFKGKGNYDSFTYPQSGFSVKDNKTLYLSKIGDVKIKIHREIEGQIKRLTVLRTIRNKWYVTFSVEQETIFIPSDNGPVIGIDLGLESFLTFSDGSKVDNPRFFRSEEHLLAKKQSRRDKLPKGSVERKKTTRVIQRIHERITNKRSNFAHQLSHKLVTKYSVVCLEDLNIKSMLRDGTRGLSKSISDASWNLLLRLISYKAESAGSKAIFVDPRNTSQMCSFCGAMVPKQLKDRIHKCPFCGLEMDRDKNAAINILRLGLQSVGKTDLRSEVRRSPIFQDGE